The proteins below come from a single Stomoxys calcitrans chromosome 1, idStoCalc2.1, whole genome shotgun sequence genomic window:
- the LOC106089515 gene encoding iduronate 2-sulfatase isoform X3: MRQALCAPSRNSFLTSRRPDTLHLYDFYSYWRTSRGNFTTLPQYFKQNGYYTYGVGKVFHPGISSNNTDDYPLSWTARPFRPKSERFMNSPVCPDKMGVLRRKLICPVDLKTQPYKTLPDIESVAEAIRVIRSRGKARRPYFLALGFHKPHINFRFPSEYMQHFRVENFYNYTKDNYKPHDMPKVAWNPYTDIRSRHDMKHLNIPFPYGPIPKRQSAKIRQAYYAAVSYVDDLFGRLMQNIDLENTVVLVTSDHGWSLGEHAEWAKYSNFEVALRVPLIIRSPEFSSDGRELTRNLSVLTELVDIFPTLVDLAHLPSIPRCLNNTPMEEQLTCTEGKSLYPFIRQQSTRIVERELFALSQYPRPGRLPTKHPNSDKPKLKQIKIMGYSLRSDTFRYTLWIEFNPLDFTKDWSTTYGEELYDHRLDAMEEINLVDWPQFNNVRLDLKNKLIKAFTK, from the exons ATGAGA CAAGCCTTATGCGCTCCTAGTCGCAATTCTTTTCTCACCAGTCGCCGTCCGGATACCTTGCACCTGTATGATTTCTACAGCTATTGGCGTACCTCAAGGGGAAATTTTACCACTCTACCTCAGTATTTTAAGCAAAATGGCTACTACACTTACGGTGTGGGAAAGGTATTTCATCCTGGAATCTCTTCGAATAACACGGATGATTATCCCTTAAGTTGGACTGCTAGGCCATTTCGGCCAAAGAGTGAACGTTTCATGAACTCTCCCGTATGCCCTGATAAAATGGGTGTGCTTAGGAGGAAACTCATTTGTCCTGTGGATCTGAAAACGCAGCCCTATAAAACATTGCCCGACATAGAATCTGTGGCGGAGGCCATACGTGTCATACGTTCACGTGGCAAGGCACGTCGCCCTTACTTTTTGGCCTTGGGATTTCATAAGCCTCACATTAATTTTCGCTTTCCCAGTGAATACATGCAACACTTCCGTGTAGAGAATTTCTACAACTACACCAAGGATAATTATAAGCCACACGATATGCCCAAAGTGGCTTGGAATCCCTACACTGACATTCGCTCACGCCATGACATGAAGCATTTGAATATACCATTTCCCTATGGTCCCATTCCCAAAAGACAAAGTGCCAAAATACGTCAGGCCTACTATGCTGCGGTGAGCTATGTAGATGACCTGTTTGGCAGGCTTATGCAGAATATCGACTTGGAGAACACGGTGGTCCTAGTGACCAGTGATCATGGTTGGTCTTTGGGCGAACATGCCGAATGGGCTAAATATAGTAATTTTGAAGTTGCTCTACGTGTGCCTTTGATTATAAGAAGTCCAGAATTTTCGAGCGATGGGAGAGAGCTAACGAGAAATCTGAGCGTCCTAACAGAATTGGTAGATATTTTCCCCACTCTGGTAGATTTGGCTCATCTACCTTCAATACCTAGGTGCCTGAACAATACACCCATGGAAGAACAACTTACTTGCACTGAGGGGAAAAGCTTGTATCCCTTTATAAGGCAACAATCGACCAGAATTGTGGAGAGGGAATTATTTGCCCTAAGCCAATATCCTCGACCAGGCCGCCTTCCCACAAAACATCCAAATAGTGATAAACCGAAATTGAAACAAATCAAAATTATGGGTTATTCCCTGAGATCAGACACATTTCGTTATACCCTTTGGATAGAATTTAATCCCCTCGATTTTACCAAGG atTGGTCCACCACCTATGGCGAAGAGTTATACGACCATCGATTGGATGCCATGGAGGAGATTAACTTGGTCGACTGGCCGCAGTTCAATAATGTGCGTTTGGAtctcaaaaataaattaataaaagctTTTACCAAATAA
- the LOC106089515 gene encoding iduronate 2-sulfatase isoform X2: MYFRLETTAKKWNVSPHLVAGSTKPQSTTQALCAPSRNSFLTSRRPDTLHLYDFYSYWRTSRGNFTTLPQYFKQNGYYTYGVGKVFHPGISSNNTDDYPLSWTARPFRPKSERFMNSPVCPDKMGVLRRKLICPVDLKTQPYKTLPDIESVAEAIRVIRSRGKARRPYFLALGFHKPHINFRFPSEYMQHFRVENFYNYTKDNYKPHDMPKVAWNPYTDIRSRHDMKHLNIPFPYGPIPKRQSAKIRQAYYAAVSYVDDLFGRLMQNIDLENTVVLVTSDHGWSLGEHAEWAKYSNFEVALRVPLIIRSPEFSSDGRELTRNLSVLTELVDIFPTLVDLAHLPSIPRCLNNTPMEEQLTCTEGKSLYPFIRQQSTRIVERELFALSQYPRPGRLPTKHPNSDKPKLKQIKIMGYSLRSDTFRYTLWIEFNPLDFTKDWSTTYGEELYDHRLDAMEEINLVDWPQFNNVRLDLKNKLIKAFTK; the protein is encoded by the exons atgtATTTCCGTCTCGAAACCACTGCAAAAAAGTGGAATGTGAGCCCACATTTGGTGGCTGGAAGCACAAAGCCACAGAGCACAACA CAAGCCTTATGCGCTCCTAGTCGCAATTCTTTTCTCACCAGTCGCCGTCCGGATACCTTGCACCTGTATGATTTCTACAGCTATTGGCGTACCTCAAGGGGAAATTTTACCACTCTACCTCAGTATTTTAAGCAAAATGGCTACTACACTTACGGTGTGGGAAAGGTATTTCATCCTGGAATCTCTTCGAATAACACGGATGATTATCCCTTAAGTTGGACTGCTAGGCCATTTCGGCCAAAGAGTGAACGTTTCATGAACTCTCCCGTATGCCCTGATAAAATGGGTGTGCTTAGGAGGAAACTCATTTGTCCTGTGGATCTGAAAACGCAGCCCTATAAAACATTGCCCGACATAGAATCTGTGGCGGAGGCCATACGTGTCATACGTTCACGTGGCAAGGCACGTCGCCCTTACTTTTTGGCCTTGGGATTTCATAAGCCTCACATTAATTTTCGCTTTCCCAGTGAATACATGCAACACTTCCGTGTAGAGAATTTCTACAACTACACCAAGGATAATTATAAGCCACACGATATGCCCAAAGTGGCTTGGAATCCCTACACTGACATTCGCTCACGCCATGACATGAAGCATTTGAATATACCATTTCCCTATGGTCCCATTCCCAAAAGACAAAGTGCCAAAATACGTCAGGCCTACTATGCTGCGGTGAGCTATGTAGATGACCTGTTTGGCAGGCTTATGCAGAATATCGACTTGGAGAACACGGTGGTCCTAGTGACCAGTGATCATGGTTGGTCTTTGGGCGAACATGCCGAATGGGCTAAATATAGTAATTTTGAAGTTGCTCTACGTGTGCCTTTGATTATAAGAAGTCCAGAATTTTCGAGCGATGGGAGAGAGCTAACGAGAAATCTGAGCGTCCTAACAGAATTGGTAGATATTTTCCCCACTCTGGTAGATTTGGCTCATCTACCTTCAATACCTAGGTGCCTGAACAATACACCCATGGAAGAACAACTTACTTGCACTGAGGGGAAAAGCTTGTATCCCTTTATAAGGCAACAATCGACCAGAATTGTGGAGAGGGAATTATTTGCCCTAAGCCAATATCCTCGACCAGGCCGCCTTCCCACAAAACATCCAAATAGTGATAAACCGAAATTGAAACAAATCAAAATTATGGGTTATTCCCTGAGATCAGACACATTTCGTTATACCCTTTGGATAGAATTTAATCCCCTCGATTTTACCAAGG atTGGTCCACCACCTATGGCGAAGAGTTATACGACCATCGATTGGATGCCATGGAGGAGATTAACTTGGTCGACTGGCCGCAGTTCAATAATGTGCGTTTGGAtctcaaaaataaattaataaaagctTTTACCAAATAA
- the LOC106089515 gene encoding iduronate 2-sulfatase isoform X1, with protein sequence MCYLGFIRTISLLCAFLSWSNTQAARPTSRYNVVFVIFDDLRPAIGAYGDHLAKTPNLDKFINGGYYFTRAYSQQALCAPSRNSFLTSRRPDTLHLYDFYSYWRTSRGNFTTLPQYFKQNGYYTYGVGKVFHPGISSNNTDDYPLSWTARPFRPKSERFMNSPVCPDKMGVLRRKLICPVDLKTQPYKTLPDIESVAEAIRVIRSRGKARRPYFLALGFHKPHINFRFPSEYMQHFRVENFYNYTKDNYKPHDMPKVAWNPYTDIRSRHDMKHLNIPFPYGPIPKRQSAKIRQAYYAAVSYVDDLFGRLMQNIDLENTVVLVTSDHGWSLGEHAEWAKYSNFEVALRVPLIIRSPEFSSDGRELTRNLSVLTELVDIFPTLVDLAHLPSIPRCLNNTPMEEQLTCTEGKSLYPFIRQQSTRIVERELFALSQYPRPGRLPTKHPNSDKPKLKQIKIMGYSLRSDTFRYTLWIEFNPLDFTKDWSTTYGEELYDHRLDAMEEINLVDWPQFNNVRLDLKNKLIKAFTK encoded by the exons ATGTGTTATCTCGGTTTCATTAGAACTATTTCATTGCTCTGTGCCTTCTTATCATGGTCGAACACTCAAGCTGCACGCCCCACATCAAGATACAATGTGGTCTTTGTCATTTTCGATGATTTAAGACCGGCCATCGGAGCCTACGGAGATCATTTGGCCAAaactccaaatttggataaatttaTAAATGGCGGTTATTACTTTACCAGAGCCTACAGTCAG CAAGCCTTATGCGCTCCTAGTCGCAATTCTTTTCTCACCAGTCGCCGTCCGGATACCTTGCACCTGTATGATTTCTACAGCTATTGGCGTACCTCAAGGGGAAATTTTACCACTCTACCTCAGTATTTTAAGCAAAATGGCTACTACACTTACGGTGTGGGAAAGGTATTTCATCCTGGAATCTCTTCGAATAACACGGATGATTATCCCTTAAGTTGGACTGCTAGGCCATTTCGGCCAAAGAGTGAACGTTTCATGAACTCTCCCGTATGCCCTGATAAAATGGGTGTGCTTAGGAGGAAACTCATTTGTCCTGTGGATCTGAAAACGCAGCCCTATAAAACATTGCCCGACATAGAATCTGTGGCGGAGGCCATACGTGTCATACGTTCACGTGGCAAGGCACGTCGCCCTTACTTTTTGGCCTTGGGATTTCATAAGCCTCACATTAATTTTCGCTTTCCCAGTGAATACATGCAACACTTCCGTGTAGAGAATTTCTACAACTACACCAAGGATAATTATAAGCCACACGATATGCCCAAAGTGGCTTGGAATCCCTACACTGACATTCGCTCACGCCATGACATGAAGCATTTGAATATACCATTTCCCTATGGTCCCATTCCCAAAAGACAAAGTGCCAAAATACGTCAGGCCTACTATGCTGCGGTGAGCTATGTAGATGACCTGTTTGGCAGGCTTATGCAGAATATCGACTTGGAGAACACGGTGGTCCTAGTGACCAGTGATCATGGTTGGTCTTTGGGCGAACATGCCGAATGGGCTAAATATAGTAATTTTGAAGTTGCTCTACGTGTGCCTTTGATTATAAGAAGTCCAGAATTTTCGAGCGATGGGAGAGAGCTAACGAGAAATCTGAGCGTCCTAACAGAATTGGTAGATATTTTCCCCACTCTGGTAGATTTGGCTCATCTACCTTCAATACCTAGGTGCCTGAACAATACACCCATGGAAGAACAACTTACTTGCACTGAGGGGAAAAGCTTGTATCCCTTTATAAGGCAACAATCGACCAGAATTGTGGAGAGGGAATTATTTGCCCTAAGCCAATATCCTCGACCAGGCCGCCTTCCCACAAAACATCCAAATAGTGATAAACCGAAATTGAAACAAATCAAAATTATGGGTTATTCCCTGAGATCAGACACATTTCGTTATACCCTTTGGATAGAATTTAATCCCCTCGATTTTACCAAGG atTGGTCCACCACCTATGGCGAAGAGTTATACGACCATCGATTGGATGCCATGGAGGAGATTAACTTGGTCGACTGGCCGCAGTTCAATAATGTGCGTTTGGAtctcaaaaataaattaataaaagctTTTACCAAATAA
- the LOC106089515 gene encoding iduronate 2-sulfatase isoform X4 encodes MNSPVCPDKMGVLRRKLICPVDLKTQPYKTLPDIESVAEAIRVIRSRGKARRPYFLALGFHKPHINFRFPSEYMQHFRVENFYNYTKDNYKPHDMPKVAWNPYTDIRSRHDMKHLNIPFPYGPIPKRQSAKIRQAYYAAVSYVDDLFGRLMQNIDLENTVVLVTSDHGWSLGEHAEWAKYSNFEVALRVPLIIRSPEFSSDGRELTRNLSVLTELVDIFPTLVDLAHLPSIPRCLNNTPMEEQLTCTEGKSLYPFIRQQSTRIVERELFALSQYPRPGRLPTKHPNSDKPKLKQIKIMGYSLRSDTFRYTLWIEFNPLDFTKDWSTTYGEELYDHRLDAMEEINLVDWPQFNNVRLDLKNKLIKAFTK; translated from the exons ATGAACTCTCCCGTATGCCCTGATAAAATGGGTGTGCTTAGGAGGAAACTCATTTGTCCTGTGGATCTGAAAACGCAGCCCTATAAAACATTGCCCGACATAGAATCTGTGGCGGAGGCCATACGTGTCATACGTTCACGTGGCAAGGCACGTCGCCCTTACTTTTTGGCCTTGGGATTTCATAAGCCTCACATTAATTTTCGCTTTCCCAGTGAATACATGCAACACTTCCGTGTAGAGAATTTCTACAACTACACCAAGGATAATTATAAGCCACACGATATGCCCAAAGTGGCTTGGAATCCCTACACTGACATTCGCTCACGCCATGACATGAAGCATTTGAATATACCATTTCCCTATGGTCCCATTCCCAAAAGACAAAGTGCCAAAATACGTCAGGCCTACTATGCTGCGGTGAGCTATGTAGATGACCTGTTTGGCAGGCTTATGCAGAATATCGACTTGGAGAACACGGTGGTCCTAGTGACCAGTGATCATGGTTGGTCTTTGGGCGAACATGCCGAATGGGCTAAATATAGTAATTTTGAAGTTGCTCTACGTGTGCCTTTGATTATAAGAAGTCCAGAATTTTCGAGCGATGGGAGAGAGCTAACGAGAAATCTGAGCGTCCTAACAGAATTGGTAGATATTTTCCCCACTCTGGTAGATTTGGCTCATCTACCTTCAATACCTAGGTGCCTGAACAATACACCCATGGAAGAACAACTTACTTGCACTGAGGGGAAAAGCTTGTATCCCTTTATAAGGCAACAATCGACCAGAATTGTGGAGAGGGAATTATTTGCCCTAAGCCAATATCCTCGACCAGGCCGCCTTCCCACAAAACATCCAAATAGTGATAAACCGAAATTGAAACAAATCAAAATTATGGGTTATTCCCTGAGATCAGACACATTTCGTTATACCCTTTGGATAGAATTTAATCCCCTCGATTTTACCAAGG atTGGTCCACCACCTATGGCGAAGAGTTATACGACCATCGATTGGATGCCATGGAGGAGATTAACTTGGTCGACTGGCCGCAGTTCAATAATGTGCGTTTGGAtctcaaaaataaattaataaaagctTTTACCAAATAA